From Malassezia restricta chromosome VIII, complete sequence, the proteins below share one genomic window:
- a CDS encoding Vps51/Vps67 family protein, which translates to MSKSQSLKTYYGIETGEPPAAPAPQPTLDEWTTDKPLHALLKASNELMDGIRDLYADRQSLVYNHHQELVNASETVGHMRHGIEALRPNREALEVQLKEMQAKRAMPPVYIASDADASIPWVRDVAPIAELPLKLRYMLDQNQLAEAVALFDTYKPTIHAWAQAGVHGAEELGKDCEYILKEAHST; encoded by the coding sequence ATGTCGAAATCACAGTCCCTCAAGACCTACTATGGGATCGAGACGGGTGAaccaccagcagcgccggcaccgcAGCCGACACTGGATGAGTGGACAACGGACAAGCCACTACATGCTCTGCTGAAGGCATCCAACGAACTCATGGACGGCATCCGCGATTTGTACGCCGACCGACAGAGCCTCGTGTACAACCACCACCAGGAACTTGTCAATGCGAGCGAGACGGTCGGCCATATGCGccatggcatcgaggcacTACGTCCGAATCGTGAAGCTCTCGAGGTGCAGCTAAAAGAGATGCAGGCGAAacgcgccatgccgcctgTCTACATCGCATCCGATGCTGATGCAAGTATTCCTTGGGTACGCGACGTGGCACCTATCGCCGAACTGCCTTTGAAGCTGCGCTACATGCTGGATCAGAACCAGCTTGCCGAGGCTGTGGCACTGTTCGATACTTACAAACCTACGATACACGCCTGGGCACAGGCCGgtgtgcacggcgcggaGGAGCTTGGAAAAGACTGTGAATACATACTGAAAGAGGCACACAGCACATAG